Below is a genomic region from Hevea brasiliensis isolate MT/VB/25A 57/8 chromosome 3, ASM3005281v1, whole genome shotgun sequence.
CAATTTCTAGGAATGCCATTTTTATTTCAAAACTCGATGAATTTGGATTTAATCTTAAGTTTGGGCATGAATgttcaatttatttaataataataatattaataataattccaTTATTGGTTTTAAAATTCTTTgacttaatttaaatatttagtcACTTAATTACTAAGGCTCTCAAACGCATCCCTATCAATTTGTGTGTGTAAGCTTGGTTCATAAAAATGCAATTTACATTAATTGACAACTCTACTATCTTATACGGATAAGAATAAAAGGGTTTTATTTATaagagtcttttttttttttggctaaagTCTAACAAACCCTTTAAGTTTTCTTCAATGGTAATAAGATTCCTAGTCCTCTTAGCTTAAACAATATTTAACAcattgattaatttaattttcatctggattaaaaaaaaaaatcttaatagaATTATGTTCCTTAATAGAATAAAATTTCCATTTAAAAACCAATAtaaccaatcaaattaaagattttttaaataataataaattcctATATTATTTTTTATCCAATGAATATAGAGGGAAATCAGTTATTAACTCATTATTAAATTCAACCATCTACTTTTTTGTCCATCCCATTATTCCCCTCCCTTCcactttaatatatattatagattATAGATTGCTAGTGATACATAATTCTATAAAAGAGCAGAAAGTGCAAAAAGGAAAGTCATATGATGTTGTGACACACAAGAATTGTAGAACCCTGTATATGGtgtaatcataatttgaagggGGGAATACTAGGGAAATCCATTAGCTTTCAAGTCTTAAGCAATTAGTAACATTCGAATAATACTCAAGGCCTCTAGAAGAGGTGCACTTCCGAGAAGACttgataaataaaaatttgatGTAGTTAACTAGGACAAATAAATATGACATGGGTCTAAAACAGCGAATTGGTGAGGCTACGTGAGAAGCTTATTTAGTGCATCCGATGATCTCAGCACAAGATAATTTTACAAGATCCAGACCATAGAGTCATGTAAAAGCAAAGACAACTTAATAGTTTATACCATAAGTTGACTAACCTGAGATTACACCATTTATGGAAAGAGGTTAGCAGAAGACATGATGATGTTTCTGTGAGAATAATAAGGATCCATTGGCCTAGTTTCTAATGCTGCaacagtaataataataataataatgaatatTTAGCAAAATCATTCATTGTTAAACTGGGGCTACAAATGCATGCAAATTAATTATGATGAGCTCCACCAACCAGTTTCCGAACCTATCAAAatgttctttgttttttttttttttttcaagtacaCCCTACCAAAAATACATTtttgtcatttgagaaattgcttTAATTAGTCCTTTTGATGTCCTCTTATTACAAAATGCACCAAAATTGAACCTAAcccgcattaaaatgcactagcAGACAGGGTATTTTGCAgcttcagctccctcatccaatgcAGGCCACCATTCCATACAGAGAACCATTTGCTACTGCATGTGGTTTTATCAGTGTTATGTTAAGCGCACCCATCCCAGGAGCCTATATTACTGGGAAAGAGTGAATGAACAATGGCCAATAGCTAAATCACATTAAAAAAAAGGCATGAATGTGATTAATATGTGAAGGAAGATATTATATTAGATATAGTACTTTGTCATATGAAAAAACactaacagaaaaaaaaaagaatgataaTTGAAATTTATGGCCAAGAGATGGTGTGCATCCAGCAACAAGTTCATCTACTCCTAATTTGAGAATTTATcatcttgaagttgtaaaataaaataagacattCTCAATTCTTCATCAATTTTATGCATCTCAAACAACATAAGAACTCAAAAACCAAGTTGTAGACGTATTGCCTTAAAAATGCACTGATAACAGAGTTGAGCTGCAAAAAATGAAATCTTCATTCTAGGTCCTTTCTTATTTTTGAAGCTTCCACTTTTTCCACTCTGCCTAATCTTTTTGCCATGAAGAATCAATATTACAAACCCCGAATACATTCTAAATAAACACAAATTTAGGGCACATTAGTTGTATTGGAAAGTTACAGTTTAGTTGTATTGGAAAGTTACAGTACTCCATTTCGAACACAAAAATGTTGGAGAACTTAATTAGCAAATTGTTTAAACTTCGAGGACTCCTCATTATATTTAAGAGTAATGCTCAATCTTCTCCATATCCCCTAGAAAATTGTTTAGATTGGTTTCAATAGTGCAAGAAGAATCTAAGTTAGAGAACTAAATTTGACGATCCTCAAAGTTGAACGGCTCCACAAGAACTCATCCCTATTTCATTTATCTTTCACACTCTCTTTTCCAATATTTTACATCAGGACTTGTGTTCAAATACTTTTTACCTAAAGATACATTATGGAAATATGGTTTACAATTAGAAGGTAGCTCCCTAATCTAGAAAGAAGTGAATGCATGTTCTTAGTGAGCTCCACCTACATATTCTGCAAGCCTTCTTTGCAATAGAGCTGATTACTCTGCGGTGAAACAATAAAATAGCCTACACAGCACACAACTaccatatacatatatacatgtaCACCCCCAACCATCCAATGATAATGCAAAAAGAAACATATAAATGATTGTTTTGTATACCCACATCTATGCACATACATAATAAGTATGCCAACAAACACTGATACATGTGCAAACACATATAATACCACTCTCAAAGTGATGGAGGAAATAGGGTTTGATATCCAGGTTATTGAACCAAAATCACATGGTATTTGAATCTAAGTAAGTTTTGCACAGTAAAAGTATAAAAGATATGTACACTTAATGCATTAGCAATATAGGTTGCTCCAACACTTGTCAATGACTGCTTGAATCTTCTTAGATTTACATAGAACTTGAACAACTCTTGCCCAAGTAGAGGCTTTTGGTAGCAAAAACTTCTGCAACATCACTTCTACAATCTTAGAAGCACCTAAAATTCTCTGCCTCTTTAGTAGGCGAACCACAAGCTCATCTAGAAACTCCTGCCCATCTTGAGGTGGGTCTAGCTTTTCTCGCAACATTCTCAAGAATATGTTGCACGTAACCAAGTCAGGATCGCATCCCTGATCCAGCATTCTATTTAGAATATCAACAGCATGAGAGATGCTACTCTGCTTACATAAAGCGTTGAAAAGTATGTTATATGTGATCACATCCGGTTGATAATGAGATTCCAAACAAAGCATCTCATTATAAAGTTTTAAAGCCTTTTCTATCAACCCAACCTTGCAAAGGCCATGTATCATTGAACTATAAGCCACAACATCAGGCCTACATCCTTTCCCCAACATTTGTTCCCACACCATCATTGCCTCCTTGACATTCCCATTCTTGCATAGCCCATGAATTAGTACACTATAACAAACCTCATTCTGAATACAATTATTCTTTTCCATGTCTCTCCACACTTCAATGGCTTTATGGCTATTACCTGTCTCAAAGAATCCCTTCATCAAGGAGCTATAAGTGAAAGCATTGGGTTTGCAACCCTTATTTGCCATCTCATAAAGAATTTGCATTGCTTCATCTGGCTTTCCCTCTCGACACAAACCATCTACAAGAGCACTGTATAGAATAGTGTTGAGTTTGCATCCTTTCTCTACCGACTCCTTGAACAATTTCATTGCCTCCTGACACTTTCCCTCCTTAAACAACCCACTAACTAGCACTGAACAAACATACTCATTCACATGATGTCCTCTTTCTTCCATCAAAAGTAACACACGAACCCCATCAAGAGCTCTTCCTTGCTTAACAAGCCCATTAATGATTGTTCCATATGTGACTTCATTAGGCACACATTTACTCAGAACCATCCGATCCAAAAGACTAAGTGCTTTATCCAAATTCCCCTTCAAGCACAAACCATGAATAAGTGTGTTATAGGTCACTTCATTAGGAACACAACCTTTAAGAAACATATTGTCAACAAGCTTTGTCACCCGTGTTAAATCACCCTTCTTGCATAACCCATTAATCAACACATTAAACATAACTGGACTAGGAAAACACCCCTCAATTTGCATTTCATCTAACAAAGAAACCGCCTCATCAATCCTATCCTCCTTGCAAAGCCCATCCATCAATGTACAGTAAGTGTAAGAATCAGGTACACATTTCCTAATTGGTATCTCTCTAAATGCCTCAATTGCTTCATCAACCAATCCAAGCTTACACATAGCCTTGATAACCAAATTAAAGCTAAGTAAGTTAGGTGATATATTCATGTGTCTCGCACCAACAACATAATTATAGAACTCCATAGCACGATTGTAAAGGCCCTCTTGTATAATAACATTAAGAACCGAGTTAAATGACTTTACCGTTCGTTTACACTGAAATTCATAGcacattttatcaaataattcaaTGGCCTTTTCAGGTAAATGAGCTTTCCCGTAAGCCTTAAACATAAGAACAAAACTCCTTTCTGTAAAGACTCTGTTTTCAAGTCTCATTCGATCCAAAACATTCTCCAATGACTTAAAATCACCCAAATTGGCATAGTTTTCAATGAGCGAGTAAAATGTTGAATCACCCAGCTTGTAAGAACCCATTTTTGGAGCTGAATTGAAGATTTTATCAGATATTGAGGACTCAGGTTGATTACTGTTTTGAAGATGGTTATTCTGGTCATTGTTGTTTTGGGGTTCAGTTCCAATAATTCCATTCGGTGGAATTGTAAGAACTGAAAAATGAAAGTGTGCAAAATGAAAAGGGAACTTGCTTAGGATCATATAAAAGTAGTTGTTAACCTGGTTGATGTCTTGAAGATGGAACTGTCGTATAGAGGGCATTTTGGCATGGGGACCAAAAGGTTATGTCCTGGTTCCACCTAATTTTTCTTTATGTCAAGTGATTCAGCATTCTCCCAATTTCCCTATCGTACAAAATAGCTGCatgatatttaaaaataaaaataaaaataaaaggacaGTTAGACAAACAGTGTTAAAGTAGAAAGAGGAGGAAATAGAGGGATAACAAATAGCAGGTGACTTTCACATTGTACAACAAAAACAACAAAGTCTCAATCCTAAACTAGTTGGGATTGGTTACATGGATTCTTTTTTCACCATTCAGCTGTGTTTGAAACCATGACTTCACATTATACagagataaaaaaattttaagaattttattttacttttgttttcGTTTGATTTACTTTTTTTGTGTGTTCAGCTACTGAGATGAACTTCTGCTTTTAGAAATATAGAATTCAGATACTCTCTACCATTTTCTCTATTCCTGTTAACAGCATTTAATTGACTATTTTCTTTATCATGAATTTATGCTTAGTAAAAAATTGGAAAATATgggagaaaatttttttattaagagTGCAATGTATAAGCAATTGAAAATATGCAAGAAAACTTAGCAATGAAAATGACACAGAAAATAACAAGAAGGAAACAATCAGAAGAAAATTTACTTGAATTGGACATGCATGGCAGGTGAGTAGGGTGGGTAAATCAAGTTGAGATGGTAACAGGTTGGGTACttacaaattttaaaatatccATTCCAAATCCGAACACGTGGCATATAAGAGCTACTTGAACTATCCCAAACCCAAATAAAATACATTTTTTATTATCTAAACCCATCCCAAATCCGATTACTAATACCATTTAAATCCATATAACTGGGGCATGTTGGGTATTTGAAAAGCAAACTGTTTCCCGTTTCAAATTGACTGGAGAAACCAAATGACGACAAGTGTTTGATTTGTTGACATAGATAACTCTTCTGTTCAGATGACAAAAAATGGTAATATCAACTCCGGACAAACTCAACCTCACTCAATCTGAAAGctttcaccaaaaaaaaaaaaagctcttcAAAACCTTATTCCATTCTCATAATTTCAAAGTTAAATAGCAAATCAATTATGACGTgaaaaaagctcaccactttcacaATAAACTAATTCACTGTAAAATGCTGGAAAATAAATAAATGCATTTCAAATTAATAAATACATTAAACCcaaagaacaaaaagaaaattcatAGTTAATTAGCATTTATAAACTGACTCTAGGAGAAgaaaaacttgaaaaaaaaaaaagaaaaaaaaaaaactcttcacTAAAACCCTTTTCGCTCATTTTCTTTTGATCAAAAAGTTCCAAACCCAAATTTAGGATTTTATTCATTTCAATCCTTCATGCACTAATCAGATAATCAAAAAATCAATACACTAGTTTTCTACTATCATATCCCAGCAACCTAACATAGAGACGGGTGATCCAAAGAGAGCAAACGCACCTTAAAGAAGCGAAACGCAAGCTAAGCCTGGACGCTGCCACTAGAGATGAGAAGAGAAAGCGAAACCAACAGCTAAAGCGGGCCTGATTCGGATTCTCCGGGTAGGCAGCCGTGGATATTACTCAGCTGGTCTAGTTGTATGCTCAAGCCCTTTTTTCtatgattttaaaatatttaattgattaatatttttaatgaataaatttttatttttttttattgatcaaatataacaaaagaaaaaactttaaaatataattatcttttctattttttattttattaatattttaagtaagttattttgaaaaaattaaccttatttttttattaataatttaaaaaaaaaatccaaataagtAATGGGTAAAATcactttataatatatatatatcacaaataACTTCAAACGgttataaaaaatttaacaagATATTACATAATAACATAATGAAGTCAATATAATTAATACAATTAAATAAGTATTAATtggttaaaaattaataattgaatgaaaattaattcattagataagaaagaaaatttaagtaaatgaaatattCGTAATATGCAtttaatatgttatttttttattataataaaaaaattcagcATGATATTTAATAAGTAATTTAACTTGTACATGAATTCTTTTAGTATGAAAGAAAATGACTAATtccttataatttttataatataattttaaattttactaattttaagatataattactaaatttttataataaaatgaaatagttaaaaatttaaaaaaattaaaaaattataaaaatttaagaattgaaataaatattaattaaatatgtcgAGTAATATTCTCTTcaaatcaaagtcattttaatattaataaaatttttatgattataattttaatattcatCTTAAtacaaataaaatctaaatagacGAAATATACACAGGAATGGTAAAAATAGGAAAAAGAttcatgattaaaaatatataaatacttTGAGATGCATATGAacattaaagaaaaaaatattaattatatcttaataaactaaaaataatataataaatttaattatcgaGACCTTGAGTTTTGGcttcaaattattaaataaaataataattatttaaattatgaaaattgatattataatgataataataaaaatatttaaaaaaaataaatacttactacttaaaaaaagaattaaatacttAGCATATGTATaagttaatttataaataataagcaCCACGTAGCAGCATCAATGATGAGTACCACGTGACAGCTCCAAAAAAAATTTTACATGCTTTATATGTGGATGCATAAACAACTATTGTAATCACGATAAATAACTGATGATTTTTGCCCACGTATTCCTCATGCCAACATCAATaagtaaattatatttatatatttttttaaagtgAAACAGTTTACAAAATgcatcattaattatttttatttttatttctcacTTATGAACTAAAGTTTAAAGAATAACTTAATAGAGataagaaaattgagagaaaagtAGAATTTatattctttcattttatttatatgtatcaaacattacaTATAATATTTCTATTTATAGGCATATATAGATTAGAAGTAATAAATTCTTATGGATATATACATTAAATGTGTTGAAAAATATGAAGAGATTTGGATAATGAAGGATAAAGATATAATGAACatataaagaaaatataaagagGTTTACGATTAGGAATGCAAATGGACATTCATAATTAGCATATTCATAGCACTCCCTCGTGGATATCCATGCATTAAAGAATATGTCTCATTAAAACCTTATGTCTCATTAAAACCTTACTAAGAAAAATTCTGGTAAAGGAAAGAAAATATATTATTCTTTTGTTGAATACCCAATGAAATACTGCCTCATTAAAAATCGTTACAAGGAAAACTCGAGGGAAAAAACCTTGATAAAAGGAAAAAGAGTACTGATGTAGTGACCCAAATCAGGTGCCGTTACTGGTGTTAGAGATCGGGTCAGCTTAAAGCTATCGGAACTCATAGCAAGACTAAAAACCTGTTATACATAAAAGTATTCCTTAAAGCCCATAATCCAAGCAACTCCAAACTACTACACTTTAGTCTTTTCATCCatacacaaacattcacaatatAAATTTGGTTCAGAATTTGAACCTATGCATTCATATAATAAGGACTAAAGTGTAATTAGTTcatacatacatacttaaatgaaGAATTTGCTTATAGAATTTGGGTTTCCTTAATTGCATCACTCAAACATAAGATAATACATTAAACCATTAATTTGAACTCTAACACAATAACTATCCATTTACAATTTACATATCCAAACTCAACATCCAACAAATATAAAAGTTCTACAACTGTTCTTGCCGCTCACTCTCCAAAGAACTCTGTAATGACCCAAACCAAGGGTCATTACCTGTGCTAGAGATCAGGTTAGTTTAAGGCTATCAAAACTCGTAGCAAGCCTAAAACTTGTAAAGCACACATACATTCTTTTATCTCACTGTTTAAATATACTctaaaccattacactttagtcttTTCATACATAATTAGACATGCTTACTCCCAAAAAGGGTTAATATAAAGTATACATCATCATTATCACACTCAAAATAATTACTAGACTCCAATTTTCTTTAATATCCAGCACAGTGCTAtccattcataatttacatgtccatctacCTATACATGATATATAAGAAAAAGGCCAAAGCTACCCCAGAAGCTCTCTCTTCAAAGAACTCTTCTAGTCCTGCAACCCTATATTTGGGAGTTAGGGGAAGGGGATAAGCTTACAcaagcttagtgagtaaactaaccattattaaaattatatcattttaattcataCACGTGCATTGCATCATTTACATGGGTTTTCATAGCACAAATATTTCACATAGGATAGACTTGTCACCAGTAATTCCCCAAACTTTCTTTTAAGACATGACCTGTGTCATACACCCTGAGGTAACTTACAGATCTTCCCTGATAGGGCAACTTAAAGATCTCCCTATgggatttacttatggatccataacatacgtAATGTTACATTATCATAAAcattggggggggggggtggtcaGTGGGTCATCCAATATCCATTAATACACCAACAAcaaattatgcaattatgcaacatcTTCATGTTCTAGATatatacatcctaaataaatataacatgatgcatgaggatgatcATTTATTACCAgtaaatagttttcattttattaaagttAGAGTTACTAACCTCTTGAAGCCTATCAACCAGCTTACTTGAATGGAAGCTATCCTCAAATCCTTAACCTTCCGAGTCTCTCAAGCCCAATCTTATAAAGTGTTATACAAGGTTCTAAAATTCTATACATATCATAACCATTTAATTCTAGGCTCTTAGGAACCATGAAACTATATTTTGGAACCTTAGAAAAGAAGGGAAAAAAGTTAAGCATAATCCACTTCGGTTATTAAAGTCTTAGGCTTCGAACAACACTTCTATCTAGTGCTGACTTCAGTTGTCGAACCtagaaattttctagattttcttaGAAAATGCATGCTTTGGCTGCCAAACCTTCGGCTTTCGACAGCCAAACATGGGAATTTCCAGAATTTCTAAACAAAAAACCTGCAGATTCCTTCTCCTAAAAGTCTCAAAACTCATTTTAAAGTTCCAAAACACAATCtcatcacatatacacatctttAGGGCCTAAAATAACTTGGATTCATGCTTAGAGTCGACATAACATTAATAAAgactcaaatcctaggttttccccaaacccaacatagcatatacatggatttcttcaaatccatcatggaaaactagccatttaaggcctAAAACACTTAAACATAACTAATCTAACAACAAAACATGAGATTTTCTCAtaaatcacaaaaccctaaccctaacatgcattaatttccccaaaactcaatttaaaataatttttcatgaaattgaagTTGTAGAAACCTAATCTCTCATCAACTTTCTTAGATCTACCCATAAGATCAAGAGGAAAAGAATATTACCTCTTTTCTTAGAGCTTAGAGGTGAGAGAAGAAAAACCTCAAGGTTTGAATCTACTCTTCCAAACTTTTAAATGGAAGAATCTATCTCCAAATCTTCAAAAACTCAAGGAAATCTCTTTTAAGAGCTCATTGTATGCTCcaaagttgagagagagagagaggaaagaaaaaagCCCTAAGTGTTTTAGCAGCAAAATAAGCTTTGGACCTCCTTTTTATGGCCTCTCTATTGAGGTACTTTACTAGAGTCTATTCGGTCCAAAATAGCTTTTGAGTAGAAAAAGGGCCTTCGCTGCTAAAAGTTCATACTTCAGCTACGAAAAATCCTTCTGCCGGAAATACTTACTTACAAACTTTTAAGAAATAAAACCtttaaaacatttttcatttttaaagatATTTGAATATCTCAACTCCACATACGTGAATATACTTTCATATTTTACCGCCACTCCTTTGTCAGTGAAATTTTATTCTTCACCAGAATATTCCGTTAAGAACAAATATTTCAATATCGAAAAATGATGGGTACTACAAACTCATCTATTCCTGCATCCTTGCATTTGAGGTTAGGGGAAAAGTGTAAGCTTATAAAAGCTTAGTAAGCAAactaaccaatcatataaaaattatatttctcatttcatacatatgcaatgtgTTATCCAAAtgaattttcacatcataaacatttcacataGAATGGATTTATTACTAGTGGTCTCATAGGTTCAATGTGCTTGACTCATGTAGAGGCTCCTCAAGATTCACTTAACTAAGTAACATATCCAATGTGCCTGGCTCATACAGAGTCTCCTTAGGACTTTTGCTTAAAAGTAATGTGCCAGGGGCATATTAGGCCTCACTTGGTCTTACTACCACAGATCATTCAtgatcacatcataaacataaCACATATATAACATGGGAGAGGCTAATGGGTCATCTAAGGTCCATTGAGCATCAACAacaattatgaaaaaataaaacatatttaTGTTCTAGATGCATACACCCTAATAAACAATGAAatgatgcatgaggatgatcatgagttcaatttaaataaattacattCATTAAGGTTAGTGTTACTCACCTTTTGTAGCCTATCAAACACCTTACTTAAACGATAGCTAGCATTGGATCCTTAGCTTCCCAAATTTCTGAAGTCCGATTCTATAACATCAGAACCTAAGGAGTTATTTGaagctctaaaactctatacatataacaaataaataatttcAAGTCCTTTTAAATGGTCAAATCATGTTTTGGAGCCTTAGAATTAAAGGAGAAATAAGGCTGGCAGAATCaagttcgactgccaaaaccttAAACATCGATTGCCCATTTTGGGCAGTAACTACTGCGACTACTGAAGTCTTGagccttaatttttccttttagtgCAGTAGTAACTGCGGCTGTTGAATCtgaaaattttctagattttctcaAGAAACTGCATACTTCAACTGCTGAACAAATGGTTTTTGGTAGTCGAATatggaaatttttagaattttcaaGTTGAAAACCTGTAGAATTTCACTTCCCACAACATCAAAACACCATCCAAGCTCCCAAAACACAATCCAAACATCCCAACACATAATTTAGGCCTAAAATGACTTGAAAATAATCTCAAAACTCATATGCAACCAACATGAAACTGAATTCAAGGTTCAATTAAACCTCAAACATcaaataaataagaaatccttAGCTTTAACTAAGAAAACTAACTATTTAAGGCCTATAAACACTTAAACTTGACAAAAATCAAGAATGAAACCTTATTTAGTATTAAAATACTAAAACCCAACATGAAAAACATACCCCCCAAGcaaatatgcatcaataaatcaacATGCAAACCTCATTCATAACCTTATCAAAAATCAAATACATGCAAACCAAACTTAACCATCCTAACACACATAAATATACTTAAATCCTTCTAAAAGTTCAAAAGAAAAGAGAGTTTACCTTTTTCCCTTGAATTTGAGAAAATTGGACAGTTGGCGATCTTAGCTTCAATCTACTATCACCAAGCTTCTTAAAAGAAGAATCAAGCTACAAGGCATGAAATTTCCAAGAAAATCTTCTCATAACTCAGTTTGCATGTCCTATAGGTTAAGTAAGAGGGAGAAATGAGAGTTCAAGTTTCCTTTGGGCAGAAAAATGAGTTTTTGCCCCTTTTATACCCTTGCTGTTGAGGGACTTTCGACTGTTGAAAGCCCAAAGTCCATTCTTTTATCTTCTTGTATGATAACTAATTAGTCCTAATATCTATATGGGGATTTGACTCATTTCATAGCATAGATACACCAAAAAAATCACAACTTGAGTTGTACTTGGATGAACCAAAGATGGATAAGAAAACTAAATTGGATGTGCTGATGTTTTGGGAAGCAAATCAATTTAGATATCCTAAAGTTGCTGTAATGGCTCGTGATGTTTTATACATTCCTGTTTCCATAGTTGTATCAAAAAAGTGCTTTTAGTGTTGGTGGAAGGGTGCTTGATCAATATTGAAGTGCTCTTAGACCTAATTTAGTGGAGGCATTAGTTTGTGCTTGAGATTGGCTTTATGGTGAACAAGGTAATatgtttataattttagttttgatTAAAATGTGAAATTATATTCTCCtatttttaacaattttatattttattatttttgtagaaAATGCAAAATTAGCTTTAGAAGTGCTTACCCAAGATGTTATGGAGCTTAAAATTGAAGATAAA
It encodes:
- the LOC110632685 gene encoding pentatricopeptide repeat-containing protein At4g20090 → MPSIRQFHLQDINQVNNYFYMILSKFPFHFAHFHFSVLTIPPNGIIGTEPQNNNDQNNHLQNSNQPESSISDKIFNSAPKMGSYKLGDSTFYSLIENYANLGDFKSLENVLDRMRLENRVFTERSFVLMFKAYGKAHLPEKAIELFDKMCYEFQCKRTVKSFNSVLNVIIQEGLYNRAMEFYNYVVGARHMNISPNLLSFNLVIKAMCKLGLVDEAIEAFREIPIRKCVPDSYTYCTLMDGLCKEDRIDEAVSLLDEMQIEGCFPSPVMFNVLINGLCKKGDLTRVTKLVDNMFLKGCVPNEVTYNTLIHGLCLKGNLDKALSLLDRMVLSKCVPNEVTYGTIINGLVKQGRALDGVRVLLLMEERGHHVNEYVCSVLVSGLFKEGKCQEAMKLFKESVEKGCKLNTILYSALVDGLCREGKPDEAMQILYEMANKGCKPNAFTYSSLMKGFFETGNSHKAIEVWRDMEKNNCIQNEVCYSVLIHGLCKNGNVKEAMMVWEQMLGKGCRPDVVAYSSMIHGLCKVGLIEKALKLYNEMLCLESHYQPDVITYNILFNALCKQSSISHAVDILNRMLDQGCDPDLVTCNIFLRMLREKLDPPQDGQEFLDELVVRLLKRQRILGASKIVEVMLQKFLLPKASTWARVVQVLCKSKKIQAVIDKCWSNLYC